One Leptospira meyeri genomic region harbors:
- a CDS encoding ABC transporter ATP-binding protein: MDQVYDVEFQNVTRKFDQFIAVDDVSFGIRKGEFFSMLGPSGSGKTTCLRMVAGFQDTTSGRVLLEGVDVTGIPPYKRNVNTVFQDYALFPHMTVAENVGYGLKIKNTPTKEIGQRVAEMLSMVRLPDVGNRKPSELSGGQRQRIALARALINRPGVLLLDEPLGALDLKLREEMQLELKAIQKEVGITFIFVTHDQEEALSMSDRIAVFNKGKVEQIATPEELYDRPKTEFVANFVGTSNILSLEETKRLTGQTGKGMIRPERVHVFANAKEDNHSTGYRTFKAILKSQVYSGATSKMHFETPNGSRIIASTQNLKISADHIAIGSEVLVGWKDSDMHLL, from the coding sequence ATGGACCAAGTTTACGATGTTGAATTTCAGAATGTAACAAGGAAATTCGACCAATTTATAGCGGTGGATGATGTCTCCTTCGGGATTAGAAAAGGTGAATTCTTTTCAATGTTAGGCCCTTCCGGGTCGGGAAAAACTACCTGCCTCCGTATGGTGGCAGGGTTTCAGGATACAACTTCGGGAAGGGTTCTTTTAGAAGGTGTTGATGTCACCGGCATCCCGCCTTACAAAAGAAATGTGAACACTGTTTTTCAAGACTATGCATTATTTCCTCATATGACAGTTGCCGAAAACGTAGGGTATGGATTAAAAATCAAAAATACTCCCACAAAAGAAATAGGGCAGAGAGTGGCCGAGATGCTCTCGATGGTTCGTTTGCCGGATGTGGGAAACCGCAAACCTTCGGAATTATCGGGAGGGCAAAGACAACGAATTGCACTGGCAAGAGCTCTTATCAATCGCCCAGGTGTTTTGCTTCTTGATGAACCACTGGGTGCTTTGGATCTCAAACTAAGGGAAGAGATGCAATTGGAATTGAAAGCCATCCAGAAAGAAGTGGGAATTACTTTTATCTTTGTCACACACGACCAAGAAGAAGCATTGTCTATGTCCGATCGGATAGCTGTCTTTAACAAAGGCAAGGTGGAGCAAATTGCCACACCAGAAGAATTATACGATCGTCCCAAAACAGAATTTGTTGCAAATTTTGTAGGAACTTCCAATATTCTTTCTCTAGAAGAAACCAAACGACTCACTGGTCAAACTGGAAAAGGAATGATTCGTCCAGAACGTGTTCATGTGTTTGCCAATGCAAAAGAAGACAACCATTCCACTGGATATAGAACTTTTAAGGCTATTTTAAAAAGCCAAGTGTATTCAGGCGCAACATCCAAAATGCATTTTGAAACTCCGAATGGTTCTCGTATCATCGCATCCACTCAAAACTTAAAAATTTCTGCTGACCACATTGCTATTGGTTCTGAAGTACTCGTGGGTTGGAAAGACTCCGACATGCATTTGCTTTAA
- a CDS encoding ABC transporter substrate-binding protein — translation MKFDSYKRVIFSVAVLAIAFAVACGKKETKVSEIGQSEGEVSIVAWPGYIERGETDKGYDWVTEFEKSSGCKVNVKTAATSDEMVALMNEGGFDLVTASGDASLRLVAGGKVQEINTDLIPSWKNVDSRLQNAPWHTVEGKHYGVPYQWGPNVLMYNTKVFKKAPTSWNVVFEEQVLADGKSNKGRVQAFDGPIYIADAALYLKQAKPELGIQDPYELDEKQYTAVIELLKKQRQLVPKYWHDAMVQVDDFKKEGLVASSTWPFQVNLLVGEKQPVASIVPKEGATGWADSTMLHKDSKHVNCAYKWLEHSLSPKVQGDLASWFGSVPSVPSACKGNALLGDTGCAINGFNNFEKISFWRTPKEDCSGGRKCVPYKKWAEDYISIIGSK, via the coding sequence ATGAAATTCGATTCATACAAACGAGTGATTTTTTCTGTTGCAGTTCTTGCCATCGCATTTGCGGTTGCCTGCGGCAAAAAAGAAACAAAGGTTTCCGAAATCGGACAAAGCGAAGGAGAAGTTTCCATCGTTGCTTGGCCGGGGTACATTGAACGTGGTGAAACAGACAAAGGATATGACTGGGTCACTGAATTTGAAAAAAGTTCCGGCTGTAAAGTCAATGTAAAAACTGCCGCTACATCTGATGAGATGGTAGCACTCATGAATGAAGGTGGATTTGATCTTGTCACTGCATCTGGTGATGCATCACTAAGATTGGTTGCTGGTGGAAAGGTTCAGGAAATCAATACGGACTTAATCCCTAGTTGGAAAAATGTAGACTCTCGTTTGCAAAATGCTCCTTGGCATACAGTAGAAGGTAAACATTACGGTGTTCCTTACCAATGGGGTCCCAATGTTCTTATGTACAACACGAAAGTTTTCAAAAAAGCTCCTACAAGTTGGAATGTTGTTTTTGAAGAACAAGTTTTGGCTGATGGAAAATCAAACAAGGGTCGTGTACAAGCGTTTGACGGTCCAATTTATATTGCAGATGCTGCTTTGTATTTGAAACAAGCAAAACCAGAACTCGGAATCCAAGATCCATATGAATTAGATGAAAAACAATATACTGCCGTCATCGAATTATTGAAAAAACAAAGACAACTTGTTCCGAAGTATTGGCATGATGCAATGGTCCAAGTGGATGACTTTAAAAAAGAAGGACTTGTTGCTTCTTCTACATGGCCATTCCAAGTCAACTTGCTTGTTGGTGAAAAACAACCAGTGGCATCTATTGTTCCAAAAGAAGGTGCAACAGGTTGGGCAGACAGTACCATGCTTCATAAAGATTCAAAACACGTAAACTGTGCATATAAGTGGTTAGAACATTCGCTTTCGCCAAAAGTGCAAGGTGATCTTGCTTCTTGGTTTGGATCAGTGCCTTCTGTTCCATCTGCTTGTAAAGGAAATGCTCTTCTTGGTGACACAGGTTGCGCCATCAACGGATTTAATAACTTCGAAAAGATTTCTTTTTGGAGAACTCCAAAAGAAGATTGTTCCGGTGGAAGAAAATGTGTACCTTATAAAAAATGGGCTGAAGATTATATTTCCATCATTGGAAGTAAATAA
- a CDS encoding ABC transporter permease translates to MTNALDKFFTFLFYRKGLAIFLLLAPLLVWLGVVYLGSLFTLLIQSFFSIDSFSGVIKREFTFESYYDLFRQSTNWDIIIRTTTMAFTVTVVSAIIAFPIAYYMAMYAGPKLKPILYLGVMLPLWSSYLVKVYSWKLIMAKEGILTWCLQELGLLHLLDVILSIPVIGGTSLSFSYIGMFLVFVYIWLPYMILPIQASLERIPKSLLEASSDLGGGPAQTFRKVVLPLAFPGVVAGSIFTFSLTLGDYIIPTIIGNSSYFIGMAVYTHQGTAGNIPLAAAFSVIPIIIMMVYLMIAKRLGAFDAL, encoded by the coding sequence ATGACAAACGCTCTCGATAAGTTTTTTACATTTCTTTTTTATCGCAAAGGCCTTGCGATATTTTTACTACTAGCCCCACTTCTGGTATGGCTCGGTGTTGTGTATTTGGGTTCCCTTTTTACACTCCTCATCCAAAGTTTTTTCTCTATCGATTCTTTTTCAGGAGTCATCAAACGAGAATTTACATTCGAATCATATTATGATCTATTTCGCCAGAGTACAAATTGGGATATCATCATTCGTACAACAACCATGGCATTCACTGTCACTGTTGTCAGTGCCATTATCGCATTCCCAATCGCTTATTATATGGCGATGTATGCAGGGCCAAAATTAAAACCCATACTTTATTTGGGAGTGATGCTTCCTCTTTGGTCAAGTTACCTTGTTAAAGTATATTCTTGGAAACTGATAATGGCAAAAGAAGGAATCCTCACTTGGTGTTTACAGGAGCTCGGGCTTTTACATCTACTCGATGTGATCCTATCAATTCCTGTGATTGGTGGGACTTCTTTGTCTTTCTCTTACATTGGTATGTTTCTTGTTTTTGTTTATATTTGGCTTCCTTATATGATCCTTCCGATCCAAGCTTCATTGGAGCGAATTCCTAAATCCTTACTCGAAGCTTCTTCGGATTTGGGTGGTGGTCCCGCTCAAACGTTTCGAAAAGTTGTGTTGCCACTGGCGTTTCCGGGAGTAGTGGCAGGTTCTATTTTTACCTTCTCGTTAACGTTAGGTGACTATATTATCCCAACAATTATCGGAAATTCAAGTTATTTTATTGGTATGGCTGTTTACACTCACCAAGGAACAGCAGGTAATATCCCTTTGGCGGCAGCTTTTTCGGTAATCCCAATTATCATTATGATGGTTTACCTAATGATTGCAAAACGATTAGGAGCTTTCGATGCCCTCTAA